Proteins encoded within one genomic window of Streptomyces profundus:
- a CDS encoding NUDIX domain-containing protein → MTYTHGRTVTHCPYCGVGYAAVAGWPRDCPGCGETLWANPLPVAVALLPVVLDGGGHGLVVVRRDIEPCRGELALPGGYMEIGEDWRESAARELWEETGLTERADGIVLHEVLSTDSNLNVFALLPPREAATLPPSRPTPEATEWLVLTEPATLAFATHTEVAARYLAAHGAR, encoded by the coding sequence ATGACCTACACACACGGGCGGACCGTGACGCACTGCCCCTACTGCGGCGTCGGCTACGCGGCGGTGGCGGGCTGGCCCAGAGACTGCCCCGGCTGTGGCGAGACCCTCTGGGCCAACCCGCTGCCCGTGGCCGTCGCGCTGTTGCCGGTCGTGCTGGACGGCGGTGGCCACGGGCTGGTGGTGGTGCGCCGGGACATCGAGCCCTGTCGAGGTGAACTGGCCCTGCCCGGCGGCTATATGGAGATCGGCGAGGACTGGCGGGAGTCCGCGGCCCGGGAGCTGTGGGAGGAGACCGGCCTGACCGAGCGCGCCGATGGCATCGTGCTCCACGAGGTGTTGAGCACGGACAGCAACCTCAACGTCTTCGCGCTGCTGCCGCCGCGCGAGGCGGCCACCCTGCCGCCGTCGAGGCCGACCCCCGAGGCCACCGAATGGCTGGTGCTCACCGAGCCCGCCACGCTGGCCTTCGCCACCCACACCGAGGTCGCCGCCCGCTATCTCGCCGCCCATGGCGCGCGGTAG
- a CDS encoding ROK family transcriptional regulator, whose amino-acid sequence MSGPAGATPHASSRAAVLDVIRAAGTISRVGLVKATGFTGATISTVVRRLIDDGLVLESGRAESTGGKRRVLLQLNQSSRFAVGVHLDHAGITYVLTNLGGSVVARMSRAGLGTEDPPVIMDRMATEVDALIDGADIDRSRILGLGLVAPGPMNQSSGMRLSPPTMRHWEDYPLTSVLEDATRLPVVLDNDATAAALGEHWSGDVGGTSTFAAVYMGTGIGSGLVVNGITYRGASGNAGEIGHICLDINGPVCWCGARGCTEILAGPGSVVAAARADARLSRSAGLTEATERPRWLADFAAITRAALRGDGRAKDLLEGSARHLAVAARTLANVMDLEQLVLTGPSLAIAGSIYLPVVQEELDRSSFSRATHSITVRLSRSAATAPAIGAAALVLQSELVPLREGSRLPDNLGDAEPHGQPVSR is encoded by the coding sequence GTGAGCGGACCAGCCGGAGCGACCCCCCATGCCAGCAGCAGGGCGGCCGTCCTCGACGTGATCCGGGCCGCCGGCACCATCAGCAGGGTCGGGCTCGTCAAGGCCACGGGGTTCACCGGTGCCACCATCTCGACCGTGGTGCGGCGGCTGATCGACGACGGCCTCGTCCTGGAGTCCGGGCGGGCGGAGTCGACCGGGGGCAAGCGCCGGGTACTGCTCCAGCTCAACCAGTCCTCCCGGTTCGCCGTCGGCGTGCATCTCGACCATGCCGGCATCACCTATGTGCTGACCAACCTCGGCGGCTCGGTGGTCGCCCGGATGTCCCGGGCGGGATTGGGCACCGAAGACCCACCCGTGATCATGGACCGCATGGCCACGGAGGTCGACGCGTTGATCGACGGCGCCGACATCGACCGCAGCAGGATACTGGGCCTCGGACTGGTCGCTCCCGGCCCCATGAACCAGAGCAGTGGGATGCGGCTCAGCCCGCCGACGATGCGTCACTGGGAAGACTACCCACTGACCAGCGTGCTGGAGGACGCCACCCGGCTTCCGGTCGTCCTGGACAACGACGCCACCGCGGCGGCACTCGGCGAACACTGGTCGGGCGACGTCGGCGGGACGTCCACCTTCGCCGCCGTCTACATGGGCACCGGAATCGGTTCCGGCCTGGTGGTCAACGGCATCACCTACCGCGGCGCCAGCGGCAACGCCGGCGAGATCGGCCATATCTGTCTTGATATCAACGGCCCGGTCTGCTGGTGCGGGGCGCGCGGCTGCACGGAGATCCTCGCAGGGCCCGGGTCCGTGGTGGCCGCCGCCAGGGCCGACGCCCGGCTCAGCCGCTCGGCCGGGCTCACGGAGGCCACCGAACGGCCGCGCTGGCTCGCCGACTTCGCCGCGATCACCCGCGCAGCACTGCGCGGGGACGGCCGCGCCAAGGATCTGCTGGAGGGCTCGGCCCGGCATCTGGCCGTGGCCGCGCGCACCCTGGCCAACGTGATGGACCTCGAACAGCTGGTGCTGACCGGGCCCAGCCTTGCCATCGCCGGGTCCATCTACCTGCCCGTGGTGCAGGAGGAGTTGGACCGCTCCTCCTTCTCCCGCGCCACCCACTCCATCACCGTGCGCCTCTCCCGATCCGCCGCCACCGCCCCGGCCATCGGCGCCGCGGCGCTGGTGCTCCAGTCCGAGCTGGTGCCCCTGCGCGAGGGCTCGCGGCTGCCGGATAACCTGGGCGACGCGGAGCCGCACGGCCAGCCGGTGAGCCGCTGA
- a CDS encoding SAM-dependent methyltransferase produces MIDTTVPHSARIWNYWLGGRDNYQVDRTAGEHYREIFPDVVHVARASREFLGRSIRCLVGDAGITQFVDIGTGLPTEENTHQIAQRIAPRARIVYVDNDPLVIAHARALLTSGPQGATHYLHADLREPDRVLAAVAGCLDLSRPVGLILCGVLGHVDDYREARAIVRTLMDGLPPGSHLSANDGAHGSSPAFAEAQDHYNRSGAVPYHLRSREEVAGFFDGLDIVAPGIVSCPRWRPEPFDEEPADGLDLVGGVGRKP; encoded by the coding sequence ATGATCGACACGACGGTGCCGCACTCGGCTCGCATCTGGAACTACTGGCTCGGCGGACGCGACAACTACCAGGTGGACCGCACGGCGGGGGAGCACTACCGGGAGATCTTCCCCGACGTCGTCCATGTGGCCCGCGCCTCCAGGGAGTTCCTCGGGCGCAGCATCCGCTGTCTGGTCGGCGACGCGGGCATCACCCAGTTCGTCGACATCGGCACCGGGCTGCCCACCGAGGAGAACACGCACCAGATCGCCCAGCGGATCGCGCCCCGGGCCCGGATCGTCTATGTGGACAACGATCCGCTGGTCATCGCCCATGCCCGGGCGCTGCTGACCAGCGGCCCCCAGGGGGCGACCCACTATCTGCACGCCGATCTGCGCGAGCCCGACCGGGTGTTGGCCGCGGTGGCCGGCTGCCTCGACCTCAGCCGCCCGGTCGGCCTGATCCTCTGCGGAGTGCTGGGCCATGTCGACGACTACCGCGAGGCGCGCGCCATCGTGCGCACGCTGATGGACGGCCTTCCGCCCGGCAGCCACCTCTCGGCCAACGACGGCGCGCACGGCAGCTCCCCCGCCTTCGCCGAGGCTCAGGACCACTACAACCGCAGCGGCGCCGTTCCCTACCACCTCCGCAGCCGCGAGGAGGTCGCCGGCTTCTTCGACGGCCTGGACATCGTCGCGCCCGGCATCGTGTCCTGCCCCCGCTGGCGCCCCGAGCCGTTCGACGAGGAGCCAGCGGACGGCCTCGACCTGGTCGGCGGCGTGGGCCGTAAACCCTGA
- a CDS encoding cytochrome P450: MAPSETVFHCPFDFAEGLAFDPSLRRLMTEAPIARITMPYGEGTAWLVTRYEDVRLVTTDRRFSRAAVAGRNFPRMTPEPIVQSESINLLDPPASSRLRRLVAQAFTAPKVERMKPATQRIVDGLLDEMADHGPPADLVEHLSTRLPLTSICEVLDIPEEDRPELRRRAMAMMAIGPTTRETAIQAKAELRGYFQDLTQRRRAEPGEDLISSLATARDGDERLGPDELAVMAMVLMMTGHDTSTYQLSNITYTLLTQEEQLAKLRAHPEKLPNALEELLRFIPFRKGVGIPRIALEDVQIGDVTIRADDTVHVSYLAANRDPERFDRPDELDLDRPPTPHMTFGWGAHHCIGSPLAVMEIQLAIGTLLARFPRLRLAVPVEEVRWNDESIWRYPYELPVAW; the protein is encoded by the coding sequence GTGGCTCCCTCCGAAACCGTTTTCCACTGCCCCTTCGACTTCGCCGAGGGGCTCGCGTTCGATCCGTCGCTCAGGCGACTGATGACCGAGGCGCCCATCGCCCGCATCACCATGCCCTACGGCGAGGGCACGGCCTGGCTGGTCACCCGCTACGAGGACGTCCGGCTGGTCACCACCGACCGCCGGTTCAGCCGCGCCGCCGTGGCCGGCCGGAACTTCCCGCGCATGACCCCCGAGCCCATCGTCCAGTCCGAATCGATCAACCTGCTCGATCCCCCGGCCAGCAGCCGACTGCGCCGGCTGGTCGCCCAGGCGTTCACCGCGCCCAAGGTGGAGCGGATGAAGCCGGCCACCCAGCGCATCGTGGACGGGCTGCTCGACGAGATGGCGGACCACGGCCCGCCGGCCGATCTGGTCGAGCACCTCTCCACCCGGCTCCCGCTCACCAGCATCTGCGAGGTCCTCGACATCCCGGAGGAGGACCGGCCCGAGCTGCGCCGCAGGGCGATGGCGATGATGGCCATCGGCCCGACCACCCGGGAGACCGCCATCCAGGCCAAGGCCGAGCTGCGCGGCTACTTCCAGGACCTCACCCAACGGCGCCGGGCCGAGCCAGGCGAGGACCTCATCAGCTCGCTGGCCACCGCCAGGGACGGCGACGAGCGCCTGGGGCCCGACGAGTTGGCGGTGATGGCGATGGTCCTCATGATGACCGGCCACGACACCAGCACCTACCAGCTCAGCAACATCACCTACACCCTGCTCACCCAGGAGGAGCAGCTGGCCAAGCTGCGCGCTCACCCGGAGAAGCTGCCCAACGCGCTGGAGGAGCTGCTGCGCTTCATCCCGTTCCGCAAGGGGGTCGGCATTCCCCGGATCGCGCTGGAGGACGTCCAGATCGGCGATGTCACCATCCGGGCCGACGACACGGTGCACGTGTCGTATCTGGCGGCCAACCGGGACCCGGAACGCTTCGACCGGCCGGACGAGTTGGATCTCGACCGGCCGCCGACGCCGCATATGACCTTCGGCTGGGGGGCCCACCACTGCATCGGCTCGCCGCTGGCCGTGATGGAGATCCAACTCGCCATCGGCACCCTGCTGGCCCGGTTCCCGCGCCTGCGCCTGGCCGTGCCGGTCGAGGAGGTCCGATGGAACGACGAGTCCATCTGGCGCTATCCGTATGAGCTACCGGTCGCTTGGTGA
- a CDS encoding type III polyketide synthase, with protein MMAILCRPAIAVPENVLTLEETLELARTMHAGHPQLPLALRLIENTGVRTRHIVQPIEETLRHPGFEARNVVYEAEAKRRVPQVVYRALDHSGLGVRDIDLIVYVSCTGFMMPSLTAWLINTLGFRPETRQLPIAQLGCAAGGAAINRAHDFCQAYPGSNVLIVACEFCSLCYQPTDLGVGQLLSNGLFGDAVAAAVVRGEGGSGVRLERNGSHLVPDTEDWISYAVRATGFHFQLDKRVPTTMKMLAPALRTLATEHDWDVSGLDFHIVHAGGPRILDDLCHFLDVDPEMFRFSRATLTERGNIASCVVFDALERLFADGGAAEDARGQIAGFGPGITAEMALGSWVTGDRPPTVGHQGRRAESQAGVG; from the coding sequence ATCATGGCCATTCTGTGCAGGCCCGCCATCGCGGTACCGGAGAACGTTCTCACCCTGGAGGAGACGCTTGAGCTGGCGCGCACCATGCACGCCGGCCATCCGCAACTCCCCCTGGCCCTGAGGCTGATCGAGAACACCGGCGTCCGCACGCGACATATCGTGCAACCGATCGAGGAAACGCTCCGTCATCCGGGTTTCGAGGCGAGGAACGTCGTCTACGAGGCGGAGGCCAAGCGCCGGGTGCCCCAGGTGGTGTACCGGGCGCTGGACCACTCGGGGCTCGGGGTACGCGACATCGACCTGATCGTCTATGTCTCGTGCACGGGCTTCATGATGCCGTCGCTGACCGCCTGGCTGATCAACACGCTGGGCTTCCGCCCGGAGACACGGCAGTTGCCCATCGCCCAGCTGGGCTGCGCCGCCGGCGGCGCCGCGATCAACCGGGCGCACGACTTCTGCCAGGCGTACCCGGGGTCCAACGTCCTGATCGTGGCCTGTGAGTTCTGCTCGCTCTGCTACCAGCCGACCGATCTGGGCGTGGGGCAGCTGCTCTCCAACGGGCTCTTCGGCGACGCGGTGGCCGCCGCCGTGGTGCGCGGAGAGGGCGGCAGCGGGGTGCGGCTCGAACGCAACGGATCCCATCTGGTGCCGGACACGGAGGACTGGATCTCCTACGCGGTCCGCGCCACCGGGTTCCACTTCCAGCTGGACAAACGCGTCCCGACCACCATGAAGATGCTGGCCCCCGCGCTGCGCACGCTGGCCACCGAGCACGACTGGGACGTCTCGGGGCTCGACTTCCACATCGTGCACGCCGGTGGGCCCCGCATCCTGGACGACCTCTGCCACTTCCTCGATGTGGACCCGGAGATGTTCCGGTTCAGCCGGGCCACGCTCACGGAGCGGGGCAACATCGCCAGCTGCGTGGTCTTCGACGCCCTGGAGCGGCTCTTCGCCGACGGCGGCGCCGCCGAGGACGCGCGGGGTCAGATCGCGGGCTTCGGCCCTGGTATCACCGCCGAGATGGCGCTGGGCAGTTGGGTGACGGGGGACCGCCCGCCCACCGTGGGACACCAGGGCAGGAGGGCGGAGTCACAGGCCGGCGTCGGGTGA
- a CDS encoding ABC transporter substrate-binding protein, with the protein MSLHARWRRGRTAAIGTVTIGLLAAGCGGSSGGSSTDPDTLIVYTGLADDWQRNYNPYSPEEIEGNGSIFEPLFFFNNARQDDPAGLLGTEYEWNEDGTELSITLREGVEWSDGEAFDAEDVAFTFDMIRETPAFNSFGFDGTTEVVDASHVVVSFDVPAYMDAPQLLGKSPIVPEHIWSGIESPETDIIADPVGTGPFLLSDFKPQAFTISSNPNYWDGEPELKNIRYVALSGNQAGADALAAGEIDWQTGPVPDIANFEANHDGYKSITIPMNQMVLATCANPDLGCEGPQTDPAVRQAIFHAIDRETLNSLAFQDTASEISPGFALPDRDAAYVSADLENRTAAMTPDFAQAEEILEGAGYVRGGDGIYAKDGVKVEMSVRVVAGWTDYITAVNTMSEQLTEAGIKLNVSQSSWNEVTDARNSGNFELAIDSLYPGASPDPYYVYYQFFHSQSTKPVGESANPNWARYANPEVDAAIEELAQLNPDDGQDARQPYYDTIQANIEQDMPYIPLMVGGTTSQFNSGKFSGWPTDVNLYAFPAVWSRPDQARVFANLKPAGE; encoded by the coding sequence ATGTCCTTGCACGCAAGGTGGCGGCGCGGGCGTACCGCGGCGATCGGGACGGTCACGATCGGTCTGCTGGCGGCCGGTTGCGGCGGATCGAGTGGCGGGTCGTCAACTGACCCCGACACGTTGATCGTCTATACGGGTCTGGCCGATGACTGGCAGCGCAACTACAACCCGTACTCGCCGGAGGAGATCGAGGGGAACGGCAGCATCTTCGAGCCGCTCTTCTTCTTCAACAACGCCCGACAGGACGACCCGGCCGGCCTGTTGGGCACCGAGTACGAGTGGAACGAGGACGGCACCGAGCTCAGCATCACCTTGCGTGAGGGTGTCGAGTGGTCGGACGGTGAGGCGTTCGACGCCGAGGACGTCGCCTTCACCTTCGACATGATTCGAGAGACCCCGGCCTTCAACAGCTTCGGCTTCGACGGCACCACCGAGGTGGTCGACGCCTCGCACGTGGTGGTCAGCTTCGACGTGCCCGCCTACATGGACGCCCCGCAGCTCCTGGGCAAGTCCCCGATCGTCCCCGAGCACATCTGGTCCGGCATCGAGTCGCCGGAGACCGACATCATCGCCGACCCGGTCGGCACCGGTCCCTTCCTGCTCAGCGACTTCAAGCCGCAGGCGTTCACCATCAGCTCGAACCCGAACTACTGGGACGGCGAGCCGGAGCTGAAGAACATCCGTTATGTCGCTCTCTCCGGTAACCAGGCCGGCGCCGACGCGCTGGCCGCGGGCGAGATCGACTGGCAGACGGGTCCCGTCCCCGACATCGCCAACTTCGAGGCGAACCACGACGGTTACAAGTCGATCACCATCCCGATGAACCAGATGGTGCTGGCGACCTGCGCCAACCCCGACCTGGGCTGTGAGGGGCCGCAGACCGACCCGGCCGTCCGGCAGGCGATCTTCCACGCCATCGACCGGGAGACCCTCAACTCGCTGGCCTTCCAGGACACCGCCAGCGAGATATCGCCCGGATTCGCGCTGCCCGACCGGGACGCCGCCTATGTCTCCGCCGACCTGGAGAACCGCACCGCGGCCATGACCCCGGACTTCGCCCAGGCCGAGGAGATCCTGGAGGGCGCCGGCTATGTGCGCGGCGGCGACGGCATCTACGCCAAGGACGGCGTCAAGGTGGAGATGAGCGTCCGGGTGGTGGCCGGCTGGACCGACTACATCACGGCCGTCAACACCATGTCGGAGCAGCTGACCGAGGCCGGCATCAAGCTGAACGTCAGCCAGTCCTCCTGGAACGAGGTCACCGACGCGCGCAACTCCGGCAACTTCGAGTTGGCGATCGACTCGCTCTACCCGGGCGCCTCGCCCGACCCGTACTACGTCTACTACCAGTTCTTCCACAGCCAGAGCACCAAGCCGGTCGGCGAGAGCGCGAACCCCAACTGGGCCCGCTACGCCAACCCCGAGGTGGACGCGGCGATCGAGGAGCTGGCGCAGCTCAACCCCGACGACGGCCAGGACGCGCGGCAGCCGTACTACGACACCATCCAGGCCAACATCGAGCAGGACATGCCCTACATCCCGCTGATGGTCGGTGGCACCACCAGCCAGTTCAACTCCGGGAAGTTCTCCGGCTGGCCGACGGACGTCAACCTGTACGCCTTCCCCGCGGTGTGGAGCCGGCCCGACCAGGCCCGGGTCTTCGCGAACCTGAAGCCCGCGGGTGAGTGA